The Pan paniscus chromosome 12, NHGRI_mPanPan1-v2.0_pri, whole genome shotgun sequence genome window below encodes:
- the LOC117978982 gene encoding LOW QUALITY PROTEIN: small ribosomal subunit protein eS24-like (The sequence of the model RefSeq protein was modified relative to this genomic sequence to represent the inferred CDS: deleted 2 bases in 1 codon; substituted 1 base at 1 genomic stop codon): MVENLALIRPPSRTSPLTIHARKFMTNRLLPRKQMLTDVLHLGKATVPKTEIREKLAKMYKTTPDVISVFGFRTNFGGSKTTGFGMIYNSLDYAKKNEPKHRLARHGLYEKKKTSRRQXKNAKNRMKKFRRTAKASVGAGKKLKE, from the exons ATGGTAGAAAACCTGGCTCTCATCAGACCACCATCACGAACGTCACCGCTAACTATCCACGCTAGAAAGTTCATGACCAACAGACTACTTCCGAGGAAACAAATGCTCACTGATGTCCTTCACCTCGGGAAGGCAACAGTGCCTAAGACAGAAATTCGGGAAAAACTAGCCAAAATGTACAAGACCACACCAGATGTCATCTCTGTATTTGGATTCAGAACTAATTTTGGTGGTAGCAAGACAACTGGCTTTGGCATGATTTACAATTCTCTGGATTATGCAAAGAAAAACGAACCCAAACACAGACTTGCAAGACATGGcctctatgagaagaaaaaaacctcaaGAAGGCAATAAAAG AACGCCAAGAACAGAATGAAGAAATTCAGGAGAACTGCAAAGGCTAGTGTTGGTGCTGGCAAAAAGCTGAAGGAGTAA